From one Calditerricola satsumensis genomic stretch:
- a CDS encoding carbon-nitrogen hydrolase family protein, with the protein MRMRVAAVQYALRSIRSVDEFAAQVTHYVRTAQEFGAEVVLFPEFFTTQLLSIGDGRGNALPIDALPDFTEAYRRLFGRLARETGMLLIGGTHVVRRGDHLYNVAHLFFPDGRVAEQAKLHLTPTEVREWKLAPGDALHVFDTEKGKIAVLICYDVEFPELARMARARGANVIFCPSCTDNEPGFWRVRYTCHARAVENQVYVVNAGTVGSLPTVDFMRANYGQAAVIAPNDIPFPPRGVVAEGVVGDDMVVVADLDLDLLEEVRARGAVTTWRDRRTDLYPDWA; encoded by the coding sequence ATGCGCATGCGCGTTGCGGCGGTGCAGTATGCGCTGCGATCGATTCGTTCGGTTGACGAGTTTGCCGCCCAGGTGACCCACTACGTGCGAACGGCGCAGGAATTCGGCGCCGAAGTGGTCCTCTTTCCCGAATTTTTCACCACCCAGCTCCTGTCCATCGGCGACGGCCGCGGCAACGCGCTGCCGATCGACGCGCTGCCCGACTTTACCGAGGCGTACCGCCGGCTGTTTGGCCGGCTGGCCCGCGAGACGGGAATGCTGCTCATCGGCGGAACCCATGTGGTGCGGCGCGGCGACCACCTGTACAACGTGGCGCACCTGTTTTTCCCCGATGGCCGGGTGGCCGAGCAGGCCAAGCTGCACCTGACGCCGACGGAAGTGCGGGAATGGAAGCTGGCGCCAGGCGATGCGCTCCACGTGTTCGACACGGAGAAAGGGAAGATCGCCGTGCTCATCTGCTACGATGTGGAGTTTCCGGAACTGGCTCGCATGGCGCGGGCAAGGGGGGCGAACGTGATCTTTTGCCCCTCGTGCACCGACAACGAGCCGGGCTTTTGGCGCGTGCGCTACACGTGCCACGCGCGGGCGGTGGAGAACCAGGTGTATGTGGTGAACGCCGGCACGGTGGGATCGCTGCCGACGGTCGATTTCATGCGCGCCAACTACGGCCAGGCGGCGGTGATTGCGCCCAACGACATTCCCTTCCCGCCGCGGGGCGTCGTGGCCGAGGGCGTGGTGGGCGACGACATGGTGGTGGTGGCCGACCTGGACCTCGACCTTCTCGAGGAGGTGCGGGCGCGCGGGGCGGTGACCACGTGGCGCGACCGA